TATCGTCGTCGGggattttatttctctttgttcCTTAATCTGAGTGAGATGACGTATTCAGCCCCAGAAAGCTTTGATTAAAATGAAGTTCAGAAGAAATCCTCGGTTCACGGCTTCATTGCTGGTAAATGATCTTCACTggttcctcctcatcttcaacaCTTCTGTCTTTGTGATCTTTCCCCTGAAGGACTGTATTATTCTGTTCACTGAAAGCTACATCTCATCTTCTGATTGGTTTTTCCCTCTGTGGGTGGAGAGAAGGTGTAGGAAAGGTTgaacctttaaagaaaaagcacATGTGGTTTAGAGATTCCTCTGAGTGGGAAGGTGAAGAGTCAGAGGTGTAAACACCAACTGTCTTATTTCAGCAGCCTCCATCATCCCACATTCAGAGCAGTTTAAAGATAAACTCCTGATCTGCTTCATCACCACAGGAATGTTtcttatgtttctttttctcttcacagattTTTATGATGAATATATTCGTAAGTCGAACCCTCACCTGCCATTGGACAGAATATCTGTTTGGAGACGCGTGCTGTCCGATGTGTCCCATCGGTAAGATCGTCAATCTGTCCCTCCAGGATTTCTCCGGAGGTTTCTCTGACTGTTGCTGCCTGAGCAACTTATGATAATTTGAGGTTTTTGTTGTCGTAACACAAAGTGTCCACCGCAAGTGTCTGAGACAAAGCGGCAACCTCTGATGTTGACAAATAAGTGCAGCTTCTAAGAGTGGCCAGACAGGCCTCAACTTTAACTGTATCAACCCCCTCACTAAGACTACTGTCATGTACAACTGCAAATCATCTGCATTGGGATGAATCGCATtccagaagaaaaacacaaatctgtgTGAAAGTAACAGTGGACCCAGGACAGACCCCTGTGGAACTATCTGATTATTAGCGAAGGTCTCAGAGAGCATGTTGTTATATAAAACACGTTGAGATCTTTGAAATCCAACAATGTCCTTTTCCAGATTGCATGACATTAAAGTTTTGTCTTTTCAACAGGGACTCGAGTAAAAACAGACTGTGAGGAGGACAAAAGTACGTCCTGTCAGCCGTGCACAGAGGGGACtttcataaataaaatgaacggactaaaaaaatgttttccctgCAGAGAATGTGGAGCAGGTAAGttaatgtttatgttgtttttattacctttttaatttaaaggcaGAAGTTTTATTACTGAGTCCTTGATGAGGAAACTGCAGCTGGAGTGTTGTTCtctgtatttcctgttttttcagtttgtttttagagCAAACCTTAAATCTGAATCTCTCATTGGTTCAGATGTTTTCCTTTGAGTTTACAGCTTGAAGGTGTTTTAAATAGTCAGATTCATCATGTTGCTGTTTAGTCTTAAAGCAGTCGAGTATGTCTGTATTTATCTTTGTGTCGACAGGTTCTGGTCTGAAGATGAAGACGTCGTGTACGATACGATCAGACACAGTTTGTGAACCTCTGGAAGGATTTTACTGCTCAGACTCGAGAAAGGACGACTGTTTTgaagcaaagaaacacagacgCTGTGAACCAGGAGAATACATCAGTCAGAGAGGTGGGTTCATACATgtaactccacacacacacatacacacacacacaaacacacacacacaaacacacacacacacacacacacacacacacacacacacacaaataaacaaaatattctTCCTGAGAATTGAAGCAATGAGCTGTTTGTGTTATTCCAACATCAAACTGTTCCTGTAGCTACAGATGAACTGGTGACTGAAGGGAAGTTCAAGTTATTGTCAGGAGAGAAGCTGAGAGGACTTGAgtcagagagaaagtgaaacaaACGCATGATTACATTCCTAAAGGATGTGAAAACACCGAGATTACTGACCAGAGGATCACTCGCCTGAGTGCTTCATGGGCCTGAAGAAGGTCTTGGTGCTTCAGGCCGCAGCACGGAGGCGATGCTGCAGCATGAAGACCGACTGGCTACTCTCACCAGAGCAGCTGCAGCTGGTTTTGTTTACACAGAAAATAGTCAAAGGGAGCAGCTGATCTGATCAAATCACACTGCAGGTGTTCACACAACATGCTGAGTTTACACTAAATATATCAAGGTCTGTAGGAAGCCTTGGGGAGCTTCAggtctctctccctgtctctctggcTTTCTACCTTGGGATGAATTCATGTGCCATCTGGTGGCAGAACTTGTAACTTTAGTGTTTGATATTAATCTTATTTCCAGACACAAATATTAGTGAACTTATTTCCTTTGGTTTGTTCAGagtctctgattggttcataTTTTAGACTGCATGGATGATATGTCTGCAGTATTTCatacatgaaatgaaaagttatCAAAGATTGATATTTAATCAAGTTTAGAAAGATACTTTTTCTTGGTATCAGGTGAAATTGTTCTGTGAATAAgactttaatctttaatctgGACTTCagactaaaaaatgttttcaggtgTTTCTTTCTGAGATTCTGCTTTAAAGATCTCATCATGTATTTAGTTTAATATTGAAAACTGTCACTGTGTGTATTTCCTGCAGGAACTTCCTCCACAGACACCGTGTGCTCCACCTGCTctgatggaacattttcagacgGGACGTTTACATCTTGTCAGAATCACAAACAGTGAGTGAAGCTTCACATCATACATGGACTCTCCAGATGTTCCTGTAATAACTGTCCCTCTATCATTACAGATGTGAATCAGagggtctgctgctgctgagagcagGAACTGAGACAGAGGACGCTCAGTGTGGAGGACTACTTTTACACTGGACTGGACTGAtagtctgtgttgttgttgtggttctTTTAGTTCTCGTGCTTGTATTAACAGCGTGGTGTTACAGAGAGAAGATAAAAAGTTTTCTAAACAGAATTAAGAATTTATAatgtgacaataaaaacatgatcatgtttCATTATAGATACCatcaatgatttgttttttcatcgctcatgtttttttacaggaaTAAATGCACCAGAGAAACTACCTCCGTTATGTTTTACATCTCTTTACTCTCAATCAGCTTCACAGTTAGATCATTAAATGTCGCTCACTTTGAATTTTTACTTTTAAGGAAACCATTGAATCCAGAAGGCCACACAACGGAACGGTTGATGTTTAGAGAAAAAGAAGATCAGGTGAGACTGCTGAGATTTTCAGCTCAATGATCACTAAATCATTCACATAAGTCATAAGTTAcaaaagttcaagttttaaaGTAAATCTTTTCTCCCCTCAGGGTGTTTCAGAACAGCCCTAAACATGCAGACATTTCTCTGAGCCTTGCAGACTAAATGTTCTCCAGGATCCAGGTATTATTATTCTGCTGGATTCTAGGACATTATCGCTGCAGAGTTCAGAAAAAACCTCAGTCCAAGCTAACAAAGTTCTGCATTAGGACAAGTTAGAACCCAGTCTTAAGCTAACTGTACAGAAAACGAGGAAGACTGGCAGACATTGAGTTTTATTAATGCTGTttataaaaactgtttgttttttgtatctgttttaaagtttttatctcCTTTGCTGCTCGATAAGAACGAACACGTCACCGAGTGTTTCAGCTCAGTTCATgtcctgattttaaaaaaactgatcTTTGTTCAAAAAGTATAAAACTACAACCAGCTGAACAATTAATTAAACATATggtaaaacataaatataatatgtGGGTAAAAGTATTTCTAAAacttaaagtttattttaagatttcagATTTCTTCAGAATCTGATGTTGAGCATCTTCTCTCCATTTACTGTTCaggatttcatttttcaaaactacagaaatatatgaatataacaTTGAAGTTGAGCTGTATGCCACCTGCTGGTCAGGATGTGGTACTGTAGTTTCAGGGTTTTTGTAGACACTGAATGAAAAGGTAAAACGTGCTCACTTTGTAAATCCTGCAGTAAATTGAAAGACGTGATTAAATGTGAGAACAGTCggtgtgtttctcttttcttccagATATCTGGTGAATATAAGACATGCAGAAAAACTACATcactgaatttaaatatttcatttgatatttaaaaaaaaaaatgtcaagaagtttttttaaaggcaaactTGTGTTTCAGATGTCAGAGACTGTTCCtgtaaatattttcactttGAGTTCTTCTAATGTCGTTTCGTAAAGACAGCTgaaaaactttaaaggtcaATTATTCAAGAGTTCAAAGGGTTAAGTCTGGAAACTCAAAGATCATTTAAATATCTTGTATGTAAATATGGACATTCATGTTTTGTACAGCGTCAATAAAAGTGATGAAATCTTCTCTCTCTGgtcagtgtttgtgtctcatGATTTAAAACGAGCCACACAGAGAACAAGAATCTGAAGTCTGAACGTTGATCAGAGTGCAGCTTCCTGTTCATGAAGGAGAACAGCAGCAGAGGTGTGAGTCAGGTATTCACATCTCAAAGGATGATAAATGTTAGTGTAAACGTGGCCTAAATCTCTATTTTACACAAACTGATTGGGTAAAGGTAGCCCGTCTGCTTCATATGGATAACACTGGAAACATGACTTTTGATTTTTCAGTTAAAAATAGGGCGCGTAGAGCTTCAGGAAACACAATACACCATCGTACCTCTCTGCCTCTTGGTGTCTACATACAGGTGTGTTAATGTCCTTAAATCACAGGTATGTACCCCAGTACGAAGGTCAGGTCTGGTGTGAGTCTCTGTCAGtaactttaatgtttaaagtcgAGTATTCTTGAAGCTTTATGTGAGAGATGTTAAACTGTACATGCTAGGCTAGCATACCTGTGGCTATTGCTTAAGCTAACATTAAGGAGCACGTAGAAATGCTAAGAAACACTTAAtgggcttgttttgtgttgatgGTTATTCTGAAGCACTCAAAGGGTTAATGCAGAATCATTCTGTTTAAGGCAGGTCCAGCTCTAGGTGGAGGGTTGTTGTTCATCTgttcttttttggtttttttggagTTCTGAGACTCCAAATCTTTTCATAGTACACACACCATGGGACCATAGTCCGTCTAACGCATCAGTAAACTGCCCCCTACTggacataaaacacaaaatgtactcAAATATACCCATCAGAAAAAGAGTTGATTctatttcacatgttttattttggagttccatctttttaaaaatatatctgtCTGTAATAACATCAACTGGAGTCAGTGTTTCAGGGATTTTTACATGTGTGTCACAGAAGGGAAACAGAAGCACGCCTCTAGCTTTGCAGAGTACTCCACACCCGGTCTCCCACGTTACCAGCTCGCATTGAATGAGTGTGCAGACAGGCCAAAGTGGAGTTTAGATGAAATGAGTGTGGTCTGTTCCGTCGTGGTCTTTCTCAGCGTCTGCTGCACCCTGAATGCTGTCTGTGGGTTAAGTACAACTCAGTCGGGGATCGGTGGTCGGGTCGTGAGACGATACCCTGGAGCCTGCGGCCTCATGACAGTGGTGTCCAGAGGTTTAGAAGAAAACCTGAAGTTAGCAAACACGAACATGAATGCAGCTAACTAGCTAATAGTTTGCAGATCTTGTGCAATATGAGTAATGTggaatatatgttgtgttgttctgtattggtattttcctgtttgtttatgtgcaGATGTGGTTTTTctattgttgttatttatttaatcgagtggaagcagctgaatgtttggcagcactgtGAGTCCAAGACAACTTTCCCtgaggggacaataaagtgtatcgtaacTGCTACGTCTCAGGTCACAGACCTTTGAGCAAAGCAGGCGAGGAAACTGAGTAGTGATCTGTGTTCTGAAGTAACTGATCTCCCCGCTGTACCCACTTCTTATAGAACCAGACCAATCAATAAAACTTGATGAAGATGATTTGGTGGGGCAGTCAGAGCGTCTCACGAGGCGTTTGTACACCGAGCAGCAAGTCATGATGGACAAAGTGTGAGgtgttgtcttcatgtctgtttgcctttttgtttgtttgtcccctTCCATGATATTCATTAATcttcctgttttattattatcttttattcatttgttgtttGGACCATAAAATATCGTTTCCCAGCGTTTACTTTataaagtgatgataaaaaacagaaacaacgcAAGTGATAGAGAGCAGACATCAGAAccatggacagagtcagaacagaaataaaatgtgagacacaaatacatattagaaataatctgaagaaatgtattaaaacagagatgattcttttttcaaatgatttgtttctgtGGAAGGAAACCGAAGTGCTCGGAGTAAACCCACACCACCCAGGACTCCATGTGGGCTCACATGTCGTCCTGTGTGGGCCTGGTGGGACCTGAAGTCCTTCCTCATATCCAGGTTAGGCCCTCTGAGCTAGGAGCCAATGAGAGGCTGATAACAGAGAATAACCTGAACATGAGGTCTGACGTCAGGCCCCAGTAGACCTTTCTCACAGCTGTCATAGCAGGAGCTGAAAGGCTCGCTGCtacacaaaatgacaaaatgtcaGTTCTTAGACTCTGCAGTGAGAGAAGAGGCGCAGACATGATGACTCAGGTCAGAACGTTTCtattcttatattttatttcttgtaTGTGACCATCGACTCTTTAAAGAGTCTGTGGCGGTTTAACGTGGTGCGCGTGGTCGTGTAAAGCAGGATGTGGAAAACGTTGCCCTCGTGTCGTCGATGTGTCTTATTGAGCGTCTTCTGGTCGGCGGTGTGGGTGagaatatttctgcattaagaATTGAGAACTTACAATAACTTATCGTAATTTAGAGTGTTCAGTTTGATAATTCAGAAACATCAGAGTagtaaacaaacaggaagtgaattaTTCCACAACAGCTGTTTTCAAACGTCTTTATTTACGATGTCAACGTGGTCATCTAACGTGGTCATTAACGTGGTCATCTGAAAATACTAAAGGTCACATCGAATGAGACACGACACAGACCGGGAGAGTCAGAGAAAATAGAGCTGCTACGTCACATGACTCTACAcattaaaacaggaagtttagaGGTTAACCCGGAGTGAACATTATGTGATTGTTACTTCAGGACTACCGGTTGGTCTTAAATCCTCTTGGAGGATGTTctctgatttattattttaaatgaatgaccCTCAAATTAGGATAACAAacctgttcaaataaaaataatattttcttgACTTTGGGGGTTTactagaatcccactgtgacatcacaaggagagcacattagaaacggagcatttttctctgtgttgtaagacttatgcagaccacaaacaaaggactgggtgggtttatttcacatgttgtgggtcagtagaccctcaggttacccacatatatgttcagaaacactgaagaagtggatttttcatatcCCTTTAAGATAATCATTAAATGTACCctttaaactttattaaaatgttatttagcATTCATAATGTTATTAATTATCGCAATATTTACAGTGTCAATCATTATGTTCCACATTCGTGTGATTCATGTTGAAACATGACTCCCAAGTCATGTAAGTACAGTAAAACTTTTATGAACAGCTCAGGTTTTAGTTTacttcagtctatgaaatgaccccacctttatttgggacaggcgtcAACACAAGACGAGCCGTTAACTATTCTCAAACAAAACTTTGAGGATTGCTTTTCATTGTTATGCTGACGATTTGCAGCTGTACGTGCCACTAGGTGTAGGAAGCGGGTCTGATACAGCTAAACGTGAGGCCTGCCTTGCAGCTGTTAAGACTGGTTATCAAAACATTTCCTGTTGCTTAATTCTGCTAAGACAGAAATTATGTTTATTGGACCAGCGAAACTGGGTCATCTTTTTGATCCTATTACTTTGTCTCTCGATGATTGTGAAATCAATCACAGAGACCGAGTTAAGAATCTTGGTGTGCTTTTCGATCAGACACTATCGTTTGAATTACACATAAAGGAGGTGACCAGAGTTGCTTTTTCCACCTGAGAAACATCTCCAAGATCAGATCAATCTAGTCATTTAAGGAGGCTGAGGTCCTCATCCATGCCTTTGTGTCATCTAGGCTGGATAACTGTAATGTCCTTCTGTCAGGTCTGCCaaagaaaagtctgtgaagTGTGCACATGGTTCAgaatgctgcagctcgtgttCTGACCGGAGCCTGCAGATATGAACACATTACCCTGGTGTTGGCCTCTCTTCATTGGCTCCCTATTCATGCCAGAGAAGATTTTAAGGTGCTGCTGCtaacttttaaaatattaaacgGCAGCGCACCATTATACCTTACCGACCTGGTGAACCCCTATGTGCCTGCCCGAGCCCTGCGTTCTCAGGGGACAGGTCTTCTGAGTGTCCTAAAGGTCAGAAAGAAGACAGTTGGTGAGCGGGCTTTTTCTTTCCGTGCACCGACACTTTGGAACAGTTTACCTCTGGACATCAGGCAGGCTTGTTCTGTTGAGGTTATTAAAGCTAAGTTGAAGACCCATCTGTTTACTGTTAAGTATGACTCATgatttctctgtatgtttttctGAGAGTCcgagtgtgtttttaattgtttttagtttccaaaatgttttttaaactgtattttgtattaacttttgtacagcactttgactgaaagcgctatataaataaaagtattattattaaagaCGGGAAAGACTAGAAAactaaagtcagggttggtcatttcctccagatccactttttaagattctggtgtaaattgtctttaggtcctgacaaaaattaataactcatgttctctgaaaaaggaacaaagaaaatccatcacctgtatcagtttgtaagtctgtaaaaactttgaccaatgtctgccacgaggtaccaatctgatgaaccaatcagacgcctccctgtctccctgctcactctctacctcttgtgtgctccagctcacactcaaagagatgaactgaggtccgcttctggagagACGACGCTCaagcatgtaagtgagggggcgtggctttggAGGGAACaaagggggaagggggggaaggggggggggtgcagacaGCACAGAGGCCTCTGATTGAAAGCTGCCTTTATTTGTCACAACATGCAGCAACACCAGGCGAGTAaaggtcctgacacaccaaggagaccgcCAATCCGTCGGTGAGCCATCGCCCctctagtttttgcggtgtgtccagctccgtcgctacccgttggccccagttggcctttttttggccgacTCTACATGTTGAATCTGAAGACCCAGCGCCTGCGCGGTTGGGGGTAGgactctctctgattggctgttcagatgagcgaaacaggagagccagtgcacgAGAAGAAATACAGAAGCGCCTCGTCTGttcttgttccactaataaaagaTCAAGAGCTGACAGcaccattttctactttttatcagacattattctccagtAGAAGTTCATATATCACGAGtgttgagcgacagcggtgagaAAATTTTCTccttgtatcataacaacggtttatttatctgcgttcttcctcgtcctttTCTGGTTTCCGTTTTTGGAATGATGATAACAgactactgccccctgctggcatggagagttatgtggtggttggccgtcagctgtagtctttgcggtgtgttctagggcagctttttggccaagacaaaagttGTTCCATTTCTAGTGAAAGTGCATCATCTTCATCAGAATGAGGAAATATTTTCAGCACAATGTGTGACTTTGATCTGTGCGTTTCAGCTGTAAATAAGATTTAGACAGACTCATTGGACACGAAAGTCAAACAGCAGTCTGTAGCAGGTTATGAGTTTATTTAGAAGGCTTCTTGTTTGTGTTCTCTCTGTATTTACTGTGCCTTTTTGCTTTTCTAtccgctctttagttagctcgtagcttcacgtttcatgtaaactgatacagaatgagcgtgatctaaaaactcttactaacatccaaataatcactgagtatgttcttcttcttctctctagtccttgactaaaacagcttttatacacaagaggaggagccggccgtcccgtccatgtaaacacagctctgacaacaacacagccagcgggactcgagcttctcactcattgtagacagtcatgactcagagacacatttacacaggagagactggatttatgaaatattaatgtgtcacacattcttcctttaagataCCGTTCTAACTCATCCTCATTCTCAAGTCTGAAGTTCTTCTTCCCTTTTAAGAAattaagaatacatttttaagacCGATGGTGAGAACAAACCTCCAGACCGTTTAAAATAAACGTTTAGCTGATGTGAAACCTCCGTGTTGGAGACAAACGTCTCTCAGTTCAGTAAAACACGTTTCTGTCTCGGTTCTCCTAAAGATGAGCTACTGAAGTAGAAAATAATCAAGTTTACAGGAATAGTTAAGGAGTTAATGAGAGAGACAGTCTGCagctgagaaatgtttttgctGTGTAGCCAATCAGCATTTAGATTTCCTGAAGTCCTTGAATGCATCAGACATTATTGATCTGACCTCCATTCAGCAAAGAAACATTAGAAAAGGCTGATCTtcattccaaccctcacctcatgagctttgggtagtcccgtgtgcagaggctgtagtcctccaagtgggtggcctgggtttgaatccgacctgttgaAACCTTCCCACATCTTTCCCGCTCTCTTTATCCACTGACCTCTCCCTCCATGCAAACGGATTCAGAGTGAAGCTTCTGTGTGACTTACTGTTAAACTGAGACTCAGACGCCGCTCCTCGTCATCAACCAAGAGATGAAGGTGTTTAATATAAGACGTACATGGAGGGGAGAGTTTCACTTCACCACACCAGAATCACTGACAAACGTCTCAATGCTTCCAGAGTCATATATCATATTGTCCCAGGATTGAAGAGGATGAGTTAGGATGTGTGTAAAAGAATCAATgcaaggagaaaaagagaaaccaaGTCTAGATGAACTCTCTCTATACGACTCAGCCGATCATCACTAAACCGTTAGTCTAAATGCAGCTTCGAGATTAAAAACACCAGCCAGCTGTCGTTCCCACATCTCCCCCTTCTTGCCTAACTTCAGTAAAATTCAGAATCAACTACAGGATCCTTTTTCTCCTTCACATACAAAGCGATGCATGACCTCGCCACCAGCTTCATCTCCGACCTCCTCGTTCCTTATTCCACCCCTCGTCCACTCAGATCGTCTCGTCTCGGCCTTCTTTCCATCTCAGGCTCAAATGATGAAACAAAAGGTGACCGTGCTCTCGCTGGTTTGGCCCCACACTCTCTGGAATCAGCTCCCACAAACCATCAGATCTGCAGAACCTCTGGACTGTTTCAAGAAGAGTCTAAAAACTCACCTGTACAGACGAGCCGTCACCGAGCTACTCAAACCGTTTCTCCTGctcagtttgtttctgtttgtctgatttGAACTCTGACCTGTTTGactttgtgatttatttattcaaactttctctttctgtatGAAATGTCTGATATGTTTTTAATTCTCTATAAACAGCGTTCTCCCTTTGAGTGTAGGCTATGATCCGGTTTAAGAtatcttttctctccttcaaCTCGTCAGTTGTTGGTGAAACGACCATCAGGGGCGCCTGTAGCCTGGTGGTTGTGGCGGGGGCCCCCATGGCAGGGGGCAGGGGGTGTGGTCCTCGTCATGGCAGCTGTGGGTTCAGGTCTGGCCTCCCCCTTTGCTGCATGATGTCCCCCCGCTCTCCCCTCcccatgtttcctgtctctcttcagctgtccaatctaataaaggcaaaaattcccccccaaaaaaacaaaaacaatgagacagaggaggaagtcTGCATATCTACTGCCGACACAGGAAGCTGAACATTTAGATAAATGTTTATCGGATGATCTCCACTGGATTAAGAAGTTGGAGGATGAAGGATCATCACGCCTACATGAGCTCGTTGGACTCTTCATTCTGAAACAACGAGCTTTAGGTGGAGCTCAGCAGCTTCGTCCTCTGAGAGAAGGCGTCTCACCACATTTTTTCGGGTGTTTCCCTCACAGATTGTCTCTACAGTCATCAAACATCTTGTTGTTGCTGATTTCATTCTAAACTGACTGTGGGGGTTTCTGCAGAAAGGATTCAGACACTCATCTCAGACAACCCGACTCGGTGTTCTTTATCACTGTGTCTGTTATATGCAAAGAAGGACTTTCTCAGGGTCTTGTTCTCAGCGAGGGTTAAATGGAGCGTGAGATTGAAGGCGGATTGGCTCAGTGTTGGACCAAACCGtcgtggtgaagagggagctgagcttCAAGgtaaagctctcgatttaccgcTCGATCTtcattccaaccctcacctcATGAGCTTTGGGTAGTGACTGAGAGAATGAGAtcttagagagagggggaggggttaaGACATCCAggaggagctcggagtagagccgctactcCTTCACATCGAGGGGAGCCAGGTGAGgtggttcaggcatctgatCAGGATCCTCCTGGACCCCTCCCTTTGGAGGTGGGACTCCAGCGcaccctgcaggaacagatgggtgacgtcactcagtcTTCGTCCAGTACAGTCAGtgctcctgacaaactgttacaccgcgcccacctgtcaatcaggtcagctacacgccttattgtgaataactcttatccttcatcaaatcaaaactgatgagtcatcaaaacattcacccccccgtacagtgtgtgtcgatcaaGACATGACAAGAcaagctaatcacacctatttgtttttttgaaccaggctgtaaacatgttaatctctgcagtaaaaacaggctcttttgaatgggtgtgtatgtgacttcctgtgcttctgcagccaacATCTAGTGGatactccaggaactgcaggattttacacttcagcatcggcttcattttttaaaacaagatgtCGCTGCTCATTTCAGCCTTGGATACAGGTGAGCTGATTTGGCTCTGAAGCTGGTGAgttgtgtttcctctttgatTCAGTCATCCTGAAACGTCTCTACGTCAGGTCGATCTAATCCACTTATTCTCAGAACAAACTGACCGGGATGAATCCTTTCGGACAGCCCCGCCCCGCTGAGAGTTGAGATTATGTATAAACAGTTTTCACACATTATATGACGAGGCCTTCAGACGTTTAAATCTAAAAGAGTTTCTTTCTGTGAAGACGAACAGGAGAGAGTCAGGCTGTTTGTAATGTGATCAGCATTAACTTCTGCTGtctcagcctgtgtgtgtgaacaacacATCTTCTTAATGGTGTTAAACGTGTTTAACTGACTTGTACCCACACGCACGAGGAGGAGCATGTTCTCTGTTTATCTCCTGAGACTGAACAGAAACGCTTTACTGCACGCTGGAAAATAAAGATTCAAACCAACCAGGGGATATTAAAATGCAGAATCaaggggcgcagatggcctagcggttaggttgcgTCCCATGTACGGCGgcagtccgacctgtggctcctttcctgcactctctctctctctctctctgatttctgactctctcccctctcctgtcaaataaaaagacaaacgccccaaaaataaatcttcaaaaaacacagaatcaaaaCCAGCTGCATGTGATCTTTCTTTTGAgtgacttttttaaagcgagGCCTTTCGGTCTAAATTAATCTTCAGCTGAAACTATTTGCTCAGGGGGCGCTGCTCTTACTgcgagcagcagcaggtgagtgTCTGTGAGTCTCTGTGTTTTGAGATG
This region of Labrus bergylta chromosome 12, fLabBer1.1, whole genome shotgun sequence genomic DNA includes:
- the LOC136181028 gene encoding tumor necrosis factor receptor superfamily member 14-like — translated: MKFRRNPRFTASLLIFMMNIFVSRTLTCHWTEYLFGDACCPMCPIGTRVKTDCEEDKSTSCQPCTEGTFINKMNGLKKCFPCRECGAGSGLKMKTSCTIRSDTVCEPLEGFYCSDSRKDDCFEAKKHRRCEPGEYISQRGTSSTDTVCSTCSDGTFSDGTFTSCQNHKQCESEGLLLLRAGTETEDAQCGGLLLHWTGLIVCVVVVVLLVLVLVLTAWCYREKIKSFLNRIKNL